In Cheilinus undulatus linkage group 16, ASM1832078v1, whole genome shotgun sequence, one DNA window encodes the following:
- the kifc1 gene encoding kinesin-like protein KIFC1, with amino-acid sequence MSRLPVSKRVFTSSSSENGQDMGPAQKRVRKDPEPVRPQAAATIIGGRRPPVVASRAPISKPVRSVGAATVATAPSRGVLKQSIASTAAKGGNVRPAVAPAGTKAGGGGVVKRNKWDLKGKVSDMEDKLRNYQTKVKSANQENEVLKGSVAQSQTRVIEMEKELLKHMKQISEYEDELQALSGVQAELERVCSDKSTLQKELSNLEEKYKVMETLRDSQEMELQTLKMKLSVQESTLARVQATLRDTEEEVRSLKETVAQQKDELHAGEMERRRLHNTIQELKGNIRVFCRVRPLVDGGISKHIQLSASDNKMITLAKTEESHTGKTADTQRNYNFSFDRVFGPQASQQEVFEEISLLVQSALDGYNVCCFAYGQTGSGKTYTMEGAEYDECRGVIPRAVQQIFKAAEKLGTQGWEFSFTASFVEIYNETLRDLLYTGKASKRPEHEIRKSTTNEVTITNLTYEKVSNEDQVLGLIALANQNRSTAQTAQNDRSSRSHSVFQLDIEGVNAGRDVKCKSTLCLVDLAGSERMLKSQSQGERFKEMTAINGSLSNLGIVIAALANKESYVPYRNSKLTYLLQGCLGGNSKTLMFVNIAPEQDSFGETLNSLRFASKVNDCVIGTASANRK; translated from the exons ATGTCTCGCTTGCCAGTCAGCAAGAGGGTCTTCACaagcagcagctcagagaatGGCCAAGACATGGGACCTGCCCAG AAAAGGGTTCGAAAGGATCCAGAGCCAGTCAGACCACAGGCAGCAGCTACGATCATTGGAGGCAGACGACCCCCTGTTGTAGCATCTAGGGCACCCATTT CCAAGCCAGTCAGAAGTGTGGGagctgccactgtggctactGCTCCTTCTAGAG GTGTCCTGAAACAATCTATTGCATCGACTGCGGCAAAAGGGGGCAATGTCAGACCAGCTGTTGCTCCAGCTGGCACAAAAGCAG GTGGGGGCGGTGTCGTCAAGCGAAATAAATGGGACCTTAAGGGGAAGGTCAGCGACATGGAGGACAAGCTCCGAAACTACCAGACCAAGGTCAAATCTGCCAATCAGGAGAATGAGGTTCTGAAAGGTTCGGTGGCTCAGAGCCAAACAAGAGTGATTGAGATGGAGAAGGAACTTCTGAAGCACATGAAACAGATCAG CGAGTATGAAGATGAGCTGCAGGCATTGTCAGGAGTCCAGGCTGAGTTGGAGAGAGTTTGCAGTGATAAGAGCACTCTTCAAAAGGAACTCTCTAACTTAGAGGAAAAATATAAAGTCATGGAGACACTCCGAGACAGCCAGGAGATGGAGCTGCAAACTCTGAAG ATGAAGCTTTCAGTGCAGGAGTCAACTCTGGCTCGTGTGCAAGCGACCctcagagacacagaggaggaGGTCCGTTCTCTCAAAGAGACTGTGGCTCAGCAGAAGGACGAGCTTCACGCTGGGGAGATGGAGCGGAGACGGCTTCACAACACCATCCAGGAGCTCAAG GGTAATATTAGAGTGTTTTGCAGAGTGCGCCCACTGGTGGATGGAGGCATCAGCAAACACATTCAGCTCTCAGCCAGCGACAACAAGATGATAACACTGGCCAAAACAGAGGAG TCTCACACAGGCAAAACTGCAGACACTCAGAGAAACTACAATTTCAGTTTTGACCGAGTGTTTGGCCCCCAGGCTTCACAACAAGAG gtCTTTGAAGAGATCTCATTGCTGGTGCAGTCTGCGCTGGATGGTTACAACGTCTGCTGCTTTGCCTATGGTCAGACGGGGAGTGGAAAGACGTACACCATGGAGGGAGCAGAGTATGATGAGTGCAGAGGAGTCATTCCCAGGGCTGTGCAGCAAATCTTCAAGGCAGCTGAGAAACTTGGAACCCAAGGATGGGAG ttcagCTTCACAGCAAGTTTTGTTGAAATTTACAACGAAACTCTGCGGGATCTTCTCTACACTGGGAAGGCAAGCAAGAGGCCTGAGCATGAGATCAGAAAGTCAACCACCAACGAGGTGACGATCACCAACCTCACCTATGAAAAGGTGTCCAACGAGGATCAG GTTCTGGGCCTAATTGCATTGGCCAATCAGAATCGCTCCACAGCTCAAACAGCTCAGAACGACCGCTCCTCACGCTCCCATTCAGTCTTCCAGCTGGATATTGAGGGAGTGAATGCTGGCAGGGATGTCAAATGCAAGT CCACTCTGTGCCTGGTGGACCTGGCAGGCAGTGAGCGAATGTTGAAGAGTCAGTCTCAGGGCGAGCGCTTCAAAGAGATGACGGCCATCAACGGCTCCCTTTCTAACCTGGGCATCGTCATCGCAGCACTGGCCAACAAG gaGAGCTATGTTCCATACAGGAACTCCAAGCTTACCTACCTCCTGCAGGGCTGCTTGGGAGGAAACAGCAAAAC TCTGATGTTTGTGAACATCGCTCCAGAGCAAGACAGCTTTGGAGAAACTCTCAACTCCTTGAGGTTTGCCAGCAAG GTGAATGACTGTGTTATTGGGACTGCCAGCGCCAACAGGAAGTAG